One window of the Nicotiana tabacum cultivar K326 chromosome 4, ASM71507v2, whole genome shotgun sequence genome contains the following:
- the LOC142179796 gene encoding uncharacterized protein LOC142179796, whose amino-acid sequence MAYNVILGRPWIHDIDAVPSTLHQVIKFLSKWGIQQLRGDQQTTKNINSVVQSHKEIIDTNEDLVEDMAYISNPPLLAKPKDGERLFVYLAVSEMAVSAVLIGEDKALVMASRKLRPYFQCHPISVITAYPLRIILHKQELSSRLAKWAIELSEYDIMYQSRTAIKSQVLADFVAEFSTKIVPEVEKELQIFTGSNLGTWTLFIDGSSNIKGASLGIILIPPSGESIRQPIKCYPITNNEAEYEAVIAGLELARELSIEQIVIKSDTQLVVNQMQDFEFWVDPGLT is encoded by the exons ATGGCCTATAATGTAATTcttgggaggccatggattcatgacATTGATGCTGTGCCATCTAcgttacatcaagttattaagttTCTTTCAAAATGGGGAATTCAACAACTTCGAGGGGACCAACAAACTACTAAGAATATCAATTCAGTGGTGCAATCACACAAGGAAATCATTGATACAAATGAGGATTTAGTGGAAGACATG GCATACATATCAAATCCTCCTTTGCTGGCTAAACCAAAAGATGGCGAGAGGTTGTTCGTTTATCTCGCAGTTTCAGAAATGGCTGTAAGTGCAGTTTTGATAGGAGAAgacaaag CATTAgttatggcatctagaaagttgagaccttactttcaatgtcaccctattTCCGTAATAACTGCTTATCCTTTAAGGATtattttgcataaacaagaaTTGTCAAGTAGATTAGCCAAGTGGGCAATAGAACTCAGTGAGTATGATATCATGTACCAATCTAGAACTGCAATAAAATCACAAGTTTTAGCAGATTTTGTAGCAGAATTTAGCACAAAAATAGTTCCTGAAGTAGAAAAGGAATTACAAATATTCACCGGATCTAATCTTGGTACATGGACTTTATTTATTGATGGCTCCTCAAATATTAAAGGAGCAAGTTTGGGTATTATTTTAATTCCACCTTCGGGAGAAAGTATAAGACAACCAATTAAATGTTACCCtattactaacaatgaagcagagtacgaagCTGTAATTGCAGGGTTAGAACTGGCACGAGAACTCTCCATAGAGCAAATCGTGATTAAAAGTGATACTCAGCTGGTAGTCAATCAGATGCAGGATTTTGAATTTTGGGTTGATCCAGGCTTGACTTGA